From a region of the Aulosira sp. FACHB-615 genome:
- a CDS encoding SDH family Clp fold serine proteinase: MGFGIGDVFWIFLLLSSLQPLWQKRQVEYQRFRALQEFQQERKTRVILLIHRQESISLLGIPLSRYITIEDSEQILRAIRLTPPDVPIDLILHTPGGLVLATEQIARALIRHPSKVTVFIPHYAMSGGTMLALAADEICMDANAVLGPVDPQLGNLPAASILKVVKDKPISEIDDQTLIMADQAEKAIQQVQRFVRTLLKDNIPKQKVQPENIEPIIDALTTGRVTHDYPVTVEEATEMGLPVTVGLPRSIYDLMDLYPQPQGGRPTVQYIPMPYDDRRPILPTPKGRPLEEA; this comes from the coding sequence ATGGGCTTTGGTATTGGTGATGTATTCTGGATTTTTCTACTGCTTTCTTCCCTACAACCCCTCTGGCAAAAGCGCCAAGTAGAATATCAGCGTTTTCGCGCCTTACAAGAATTTCAACAGGAACGCAAAACGCGGGTGATATTACTTATCCACCGTCAAGAATCTATCAGTTTACTGGGTATTCCTCTATCACGCTACATCACAATCGAAGATTCAGAACAAATCTTGCGGGCAATTCGCCTCACACCCCCAGATGTTCCCATTGATTTGATTCTGCATACTCCTGGCGGTTTGGTACTCGCTACCGAACAAATTGCTAGGGCGTTAATTCGTCACCCTTCCAAGGTGACAGTTTTTATCCCACACTATGCTATGAGTGGTGGCACAATGCTGGCTTTGGCTGCTGATGAAATTTGTATGGATGCAAACGCTGTTTTAGGGCCTGTTGATCCCCAATTAGGCAACCTCCCCGCAGCCAGTATTTTAAAGGTAGTTAAAGATAAACCCATCAGCGAGATTGATGACCAGACTTTAATTATGGCTGACCAAGCAGAAAAAGCCATTCAACAAGTACAACGCTTTGTGCGGACGCTGCTAAAAGATAACATCCCTAAACAAAAGGTTCAGCCCGAAAATATTGAACCGATTATCGATGCTTTGACAACTGGACGTGTGACGCACGATTATCCTGTCACGGTGGAAGAAGCAACAGAAATGGGTTTACCTGTCACAGTCGGACTACCCCGTTCTATTTATGACTTGATGGATTTGTATCCCCAACCCCAGGGAGGACGGCCAACTGTCCAGTATATTCCTATGCCTTATGATGACCGTCGTCCAATTTTACCAACACCAAAAGGTAGACCTTTAGAAGAAGCTTAG
- a CDS encoding tetratricopeptide repeat protein, which yields MLSYLRVLASLLLKPIKAIHRLVKFLIKQQHQADALTHSNLGLSLYNQGRYQDALNQYIDALYYFQKIHDLQNEGNTLSSIGSAYRGMGEYSKALEIYEKAMSIHLQIMDRKMEGKTLCGIGTVYYLLGQYSEAIRHYNQSLIISREIGDLSNEATNLNNTGLIYESLGEPQNALQKYQEALKIYQNKSNRNGEAAVLNNLGSVYSDLSQYEKALELYQQCLTIEIENNHLSGQVSSLNNIGAIYRNLGQYSKALEYYNKALKIAKKIGDRTNEATTLHNFGGVYDQIGKYNEALNYYHQALSIRREIGARKNEGTTLNNIGAVYTFLEDYPKAIQYYKEALNLQQEIGELNSQGTTLNNIAQIYYRYGEYSAALEYYQEALVIASKTGDRDTEATILSNLGLLNSSLKEFEKALTYYELALALRRKIGVIPGQAEALYLMGKLYCYLEKYSQANESLQAALTISQEIGDRMSESDTLDILGSMYRQLNEYEKALEHYQNSLIIRQQLGNSLSQIENLENIAELFIILNQKSQAIEHYQRALAITRQQEYHNYESIIIDKINKINNA from the coding sequence GTGCTATCTTACCTACGTGTCCTAGCTTCACTTTTACTTAAGCCCATCAAAGCTATTCATCGATTAGTTAAGTTTTTAATTAAACAACAGCATCAAGCAGACGCATTAACACATTCTAATCTTGGACTTAGTTTATATAATCAAGGACGGTATCAAGATGCTTTAAACCAGTATATTGATGCTCTATATTATTTTCAAAAAATTCATGACTTACAAAATGAAGGTAATACTCTTAGTAGTATTGGGAGCGCATATCGTGGCATGGGCGAATATTCTAAAGCTTTAGAAATCTATGAAAAAGCTATGTCTATTCATCTTCAAATCATGGATCGTAAAATGGAGGGAAAAACGCTTTGTGGTATTGGCACAGTATATTACTTGTTAGGACAATATTCAGAAGCCATCAGACATTATAATCAGTCTTTAATCATTAGTAGAGAAATAGGAGACTTATCTAATGAAGCTACTAATCTCAATAATACTGGCTTAATTTATGAAAGCCTAGGAGAACCACAAAACGCATTACAAAAATATCAAGAAGCCTTAAAGATTTATCAAAATAAAAGTAATCGTAATGGTGAGGCGGCTGTGCTTAATAACCTAGGCTCAGTTTATAGTGATTTAAGTCAATATGAAAAAGCATTAGAACTATATCAGCAATGTCTTACTATTGAAATAGAAAATAATCATTTATCAGGTCAAGTTTCTTCTCTGAACAATATAGGTGCTATTTATCGTAATCTAGGGCAATACTCGAAAGCTTTAGAATACTATAATAAAGCTTTAAAAATTGCTAAAAAAATAGGCGATCGCACCAATGAAGCCACTACACTCCATAATTTTGGAGGTGTTTATGACCAGATAGGAAAATATAATGAAGCATTAAATTATTATCATCAAGCTTTATCAATCCGTCGAGAAATAGGAGCCAGGAAAAATGAAGGCACTACATTAAATAATATTGGAGCAGTTTATACTTTTTTAGAAGACTATCCTAAAGCAATTCAATACTATAAAGAAGCTTTAAATTTACAACAAGAAATAGGAGAGTTAAATAGTCAAGGTACAACTCTCAATAATATAGCTCAAATCTACTATCGCTATGGAGAATATTCAGCAGCTTTAGAATACTATCAAGAGGCGTTAGTGATAGCTAGTAAAACTGGCGATCGTGATACAGAAGCTACTATATTAAGTAATTTAGGACTACTTAATTCTAGTTTAAAAGAATTTGAAAAAGCATTAACTTACTATGAACTTGCCTTGGCTCTGAGAAGAAAAATCGGTGTTATTCCTGGTCAAGCCGAAGCTCTGTATTTAATGGGGAAACTCTATTGTTATTTAGAAAAATATTCTCAAGCAAATGAATCTCTGCAAGCAGCTCTCACTATTAGCCAAGAAATTGGAGATAGAATGAGTGAAAGTGATACTCTTGATATTTTAGGTTCCATGTATAGACAGTTAAACGAATATGAAAAAGCATTGGAACACTATCAAAATTCTTTGATAATTCGTCAACAGTTAGGTAACTCTTTGAGTCAAATAGAAAATCTTGAAAATATAGCTGAGTTATTTATTATACTAAACCAAAAATCTCAAGCTATTGAACATTATCAACGAGCATTAGCTATCACTAGACAACAAGAGTATCACAATTATGAAAGTATAATTATTGACAAAATAAATAAAATTAATAATGCTTAA